A DNA window from Bradyrhizobium barranii subsp. barranii contains the following coding sequences:
- the hpnH gene encoding adenosyl-hopene transferase HpnH, whose product MAIPFFKEMRIGGYLLKQKLLGRKRYPLVLMLEPLFRCNLACVGCGKIDYPDAILNRRMTAQECWDAADECGAPMVAIPGGEPLIHKEIGEIVRGLVERKKFVSLCTNALLLEKKLDLFTPSPYLFFSVHLDGLKDHHDKAVSQKGVFDRAVSAIKAAKARGFTVNVNATIFDGHPAEEIAKFLDLTVELGVGVSMSPGYAYERAPDQEHFLNRTKTKKLFRDVFAMGKGKKWNFMHSGLFLDFLAGNQEYECTPWGMPARNIFGWQKPCYLLGEGYAKTFKELMDTTDWETYGTGKYEKCADCMAHCGYEPTAATAAISHPLKAMWVSLRGIRTTGPMAPEIDMTKQRPAQYIFSAEVQKRLSEIRKDEAAAAQEKAARKASTAA is encoded by the coding sequence ATGGCTATCCCCTTCTTCAAGGAAATGCGTATCGGCGGCTATTTGCTCAAGCAGAAACTGCTTGGCCGCAAGCGCTATCCGCTCGTGCTGATGCTGGAGCCGCTGTTCCGCTGCAACCTCGCCTGCGTCGGCTGCGGCAAGATCGATTATCCGGATGCGATCCTCAACCGCCGCATGACCGCCCAGGAGTGCTGGGACGCGGCCGACGAGTGCGGCGCGCCGATGGTCGCCATCCCCGGCGGCGAGCCGCTGATCCACAAGGAGATCGGCGAGATCGTGCGCGGCCTCGTCGAGCGCAAGAAGTTCGTCTCGCTCTGCACCAACGCGCTGCTGCTCGAGAAGAAGCTCGACCTGTTCACGCCCTCCCCGTACCTGTTCTTCTCCGTGCATCTCGACGGCCTGAAGGACCATCACGACAAGGCCGTGTCGCAGAAGGGCGTGTTCGACCGCGCCGTCTCCGCGATCAAGGCGGCCAAGGCGCGCGGCTTCACGGTCAACGTCAACGCCACCATCTTCGACGGCCATCCGGCCGAGGAGATCGCAAAATTCCTCGACCTCACCGTCGAGCTCGGTGTCGGCGTCTCGATGTCGCCGGGCTATGCCTATGAGCGTGCGCCGGACCAGGAGCACTTCCTCAACCGCACCAAGACCAAGAAGCTGTTCCGCGACGTCTTCGCGATGGGCAAGGGCAAGAAGTGGAACTTCATGCATTCCGGCCTGTTCCTGGACTTCCTCGCCGGCAACCAGGAATACGAGTGCACGCCGTGGGGCATGCCCGCGCGCAACATCTTCGGCTGGCAGAAGCCCTGCTATCTGCTCGGTGAAGGCTATGCCAAGACCTTCAAGGAGCTGATGGACACCACCGATTGGGAAACCTACGGCACCGGCAAGTACGAGAAGTGCGCCGACTGTATGGCCCATTGCGGCTACGAGCCGACGGCTGCGACCGCTGCCATCAGCCACCCGCTGAAGGCGATGTGGGTGTCGCTGCGCGGCATCAGGACCACGGGCCCGATGGCGCCCGAGATCGACATGACCAAGCAGCGTCCGGCGCAGTACATCTTCTCGGCGGAAGTGCAGAAGCGCCTGTCGGAGATCCGCAAGGACGAGGCGGCCGCGGCGCAGGAGAAGGCGGCGCGGAAGGCGTCGACCGCCGCGTAA
- the hpnN gene encoding hopanoid transporter HpnN, protein MLQSVVVAIVRACTRFASLVVVLGLLLSVGAGYYTSKHFAINTDINSLIAQNLDWRQRDQQFDRAFDRDATILAVVEARTPEMATAAADALFAKLKDNKTDFQSMQQLGTGEFFEKNGLLFLPTEEVGKITSQFESAAPLVEIMAGDPSIRGLTGALETGLAGVKRGQVKLDNTARPFNQIAQTVETVLNKGKASFSWRELVSDEPLTDSDKRAFIEFKPILDYNALEPGKGATDAIRKAAVDLDFANKYQARVRLTGPVPIANEEYATVQEGAVVNGVGTVLVVLLILWMALHSSKIIFAVFVNLFVGLALTTAAGLMMVGSFNLLSIAFAVLFVGLGVDFGIQYSVRYRSERYKHNDLSGALVLAAKRSAVPLSLAAMATAAGFLCFLPTDYKGISELGQIAGVGMLVAFLSSITVLPAMLKLLNPPGEQEPVGYAFLAPLDYFLEKHRVLVVGGTLLLALAGLPLLYFLKFDFNPMNLRNPKAESIATFLDLRKDPNTGANAINVMTTSEEQARQVEAKLEKVPEVLRVMSLDSFVPTDQAPKLKLLAQGAKVLNPALNPDQVDAAPTDKENVEALKSSVDNLRRTAGDTKGPGAVASRRLADALEKLANGDEATRNKAQDVFVTPLKIAFGQLRNAMQAGPVTLASLPPELVSAWKSKDGIIRVEAQPKGDPNDNDTLRKFAAAVLAAEPTAIGGPVSILKSGDTVVKAFIHAGIYALLVIGLLLWITLRRFVDVLMTLVPLLVAGAVTLEICVLIGLPLNFANIVAFPLLLGVGVAFKIYYVVAWRSGRTNLLQTSLTRAIFFSALTTATAFGSLWLSSHPGTSSMGKLLALSLVTTLAAVLLFQPALMGKPRNLRE, encoded by the coding sequence ATGCTGCAAAGCGTAGTCGTTGCCATCGTCAGGGCCTGCACCCGGTTTGCCTCCCTCGTCGTCGTTCTCGGGCTCCTGCTTTCGGTCGGGGCGGGCTATTACACGTCTAAGCATTTCGCCATCAACACCGACATCAATTCGCTGATTGCCCAGAATTTGGACTGGCGCCAGCGCGACCAGCAATTCGACCGTGCCTTCGACCGCGACGCGACAATTCTCGCGGTCGTCGAGGCCAGGACGCCGGAGATGGCGACCGCGGCAGCGGATGCGCTCTTCGCCAAGCTGAAGGACAACAAGACCGACTTCCAGTCGATGCAGCAGCTCGGCACCGGCGAGTTCTTTGAGAAGAACGGCTTGCTGTTCCTGCCGACCGAAGAGGTCGGCAAGATCACCAGCCAGTTCGAATCCGCAGCGCCCCTGGTCGAGATCATGGCCGGTGATCCCTCGATCCGCGGCCTGACCGGCGCGCTGGAGACGGGACTTGCCGGCGTCAAGCGCGGCCAGGTCAAGCTCGACAATACCGCGCGGCCCTTCAATCAGATCGCGCAAACGGTCGAGACCGTGCTCAACAAGGGCAAAGCGAGCTTCTCCTGGCGTGAGCTCGTCAGCGACGAGCCGCTGACGGATTCCGATAAGCGCGCCTTCATCGAGTTCAAGCCGATCCTGGACTACAACGCGCTGGAGCCCGGCAAGGGCGCCACCGACGCGATCCGCAAGGCGGCAGTTGATCTGGATTTTGCGAACAAGTACCAGGCACGAGTGCGACTGACCGGTCCGGTCCCGATCGCCAACGAGGAATACGCCACCGTCCAGGAAGGCGCCGTCGTCAACGGCGTCGGCACTGTGCTGGTCGTGCTGCTCATCCTGTGGATGGCGCTGCACTCGTCGAAGATCATTTTCGCGGTGTTCGTCAATCTCTTCGTCGGCCTTGCGCTGACGACCGCTGCCGGCCTGATGATGGTCGGCTCGTTCAATTTGCTGTCGATCGCGTTCGCCGTGCTGTTCGTGGGACTGGGCGTCGATTTTGGTATCCAGTACAGCGTCCGCTACCGCTCGGAGCGCTACAAGCACAACGATCTCTCCGGCGCGCTGGTGCTTGCCGCCAAGCGCTCCGCGGTGCCGCTGTCGCTGGCGGCAATGGCGACCGCCGCCGGCTTCCTCTGTTTCCTGCCCACCGATTACAAGGGCATCTCCGAGCTCGGCCAGATCGCCGGCGTCGGCATGCTGGTGGCGTTCCTCTCCAGCATCACCGTACTGCCCGCAATGCTGAAGCTGTTGAACCCGCCCGGTGAGCAGGAGCCCGTCGGTTATGCCTTCCTGGCGCCGCTCGATTACTTTCTGGAGAAGCACCGTGTGCTGGTCGTGGGCGGCACGTTGCTGCTGGCGCTCGCCGGCCTGCCGCTGCTCTACTTCCTGAAGTTCGACTTCAACCCGATGAACCTGCGCAACCCGAAGGCCGAGTCGATCGCGACCTTCCTCGATTTGCGCAAGGATCCGAACACCGGCGCCAACGCCATCAACGTGATGACCACGTCCGAGGAGCAGGCGAGGCAGGTCGAGGCGAAGCTGGAGAAGGTGCCGGAGGTGCTGCGCGTGATGTCGCTCGACAGCTTCGTGCCGACCGACCAGGCGCCAAAGCTGAAGCTGCTCGCGCAGGGCGCCAAGGTGCTCAACCCCGCGCTCAATCCTGACCAGGTCGACGCTGCGCCAACGGACAAGGAAAACGTCGAGGCGTTGAAATCCTCGGTCGACAATCTGCGCCGGACCGCCGGTGACACGAAGGGCCCGGGCGCCGTCGCCTCGCGCCGGCTGGCGGACGCGCTCGAAAAGCTCGCCAATGGCGACGAGGCCACGCGGAACAAGGCGCAGGACGTGTTCGTCACGCCGCTGAAGATCGCGTTCGGCCAGCTCAGGAACGCGATGCAGGCCGGGCCGGTCACCCTGGCCTCACTGCCCCCCGAGCTCGTCAGCGCCTGGAAGAGCAAGGACGGGATCATCCGCGTCGAGGCGCAGCCGAAGGGCGATCCCAACGACAACGACACGCTGCGCAAGTTTGCAGCCGCCGTGCTCGCTGCCGAGCCGACCGCGATCGGCGGGCCGGTCTCGATCCTGAAATCCGGTGACACCGTGGTGAAGGCGTTCATCCACGCCGGCATCTACGCGCTGCTGGTGATCGGCCTGTTGCTTTGGATCACGCTGCGGCGGTTCGTCGACGTGCTGATGACGCTCGTGCCGCTGCTGGTCGCCGGCGCGGTCACGCTCGAAATCTGCGTGTTGATCGGCCTGCCGCTCAACTTCGCCAACATCGTCGCGTTCCCACTGCTGCTCGGCGTCGGCGTCGCCTTCAAGATCTATTATGTCGTGGCTTGGCGCTCGGGCAGGACAAACCTGCTCCAGACCAGCCTGACGCGCGCGATCTTTTTCAGTGCGCTGACGACGGCGACCGCGTTCGGCAGCCTGTGGCTGTCGAGCCACCCCGGAACGTCCAGCATGGGCAAGCTGCTCGCACTCTCGCTGGTGACGACGCTTGCCGCAGTGCTGCTGTTCCAGCCAGCCCTAATGGGCAAACCCCGCAATCTCAGGGAGTAG
- a CDS encoding DUF2147 domain-containing protein, giving the protein MRLALYTGLILAGGYTCLTPALAADPTGDWRVADAVANIRVAQCNGSMWGAVSWEKQPGGRDEYNPDASKKTRPTLGMATLIDMKKKPGVDQWEGQVYNAKDGQLYSATITPVGTDQLEIKGCVMGFLCGGETWTRVAPPIPLSTANAMAKGAPKPTGAAPKAQGTTGGTTGGTTTGGTTVATAPAPAPAAPKTATTTAKPGQKNAADPVGDICLLPEIAGFAH; this is encoded by the coding sequence ATGCGTTTAGCCCTTTACACCGGACTAATACTGGCTGGTGGTTACACCTGCCTGACACCCGCGCTCGCCGCCGATCCCACCGGCGACTGGCGGGTCGCCGACGCCGTCGCCAACATTCGTGTCGCCCAATGCAATGGCAGCATGTGGGGCGCGGTTTCCTGGGAAAAACAGCCCGGCGGCCGCGATGAATACAATCCGGATGCATCGAAAAAGACCAGGCCGACGCTGGGCATGGCGACCCTGATCGACATGAAGAAGAAGCCCGGCGTCGATCAGTGGGAAGGGCAGGTCTACAACGCCAAGGACGGCCAGCTCTACAGCGCAACCATCACGCCCGTCGGCACCGACCAGCTCGAAATCAAGGGCTGCGTGATGGGCTTCCTCTGCGGCGGCGAGACCTGGACCCGCGTCGCCCCGCCGATTCCTTTGAGCACCGCCAATGCCATGGCCAAGGGTGCGCCGAAGCCCACCGGCGCGGCGCCGAAAGCCCAAGGCACCACAGGCGGCACCACGGGCGGCACCACAACAGGCGGCACGACCGTCGCCACTGCGCCGGCCCCTGCCCCCGCGGCCCCGAAGACCGCCACCACCACCGCCAAGCCCGGTCAGAAGAACGCCGCCGACCCGGTCGGCGACATCTGCCTACTCCCTGAGATTGCGGGGTTTGCCCATTAG
- the hpnO gene encoding aminobacteriohopanetriol synthase HpnO: MHSPNPDMSQLFADRQAQRSTLHNRYLNEQFVRVLKTIGYDVGFQRGQGQYLYDREGARYLDLLSGFGVFAIGRNHPVMREALKSVLDADLPNLVQFDVSVLAGVLAERLLKYVPYLDKAFFANSGAECVEAAIKFARGATGRPGIVYCAHGYHGLTYGALSLTGDSNFRTGFEPLLPGCTSIPFNDLAALEKALASREVAAFVVEPIQGKGVNMPTDEFLPGAAALCKKYGTLFVADEIQTGMGRTGRFLAVEHWNVEPDMVLLSKSLSGGHVPVGAVLTRKSIFDKIFNQMDRAVVHGSTFSKNDLAMAAGIATLDVMESEKLIESAAKRGAELRLALTRMVPGYELMKEVRGKGLMIGVEFGPPKSLRLRASWNVLEAANKGLFCQLITVPLFKDHKILTQVAGHGSHTIKLLPPLTITEEDCGWIERAFDDVIAGSHKVPGAIWSLGKTLVDNAVRRSA, encoded by the coding sequence ATGCACAGCCCAAATCCAGACATGTCTCAGCTATTCGCGGACCGTCAGGCCCAGCGCAGCACCCTGCATAATCGGTATCTGAACGAACAGTTCGTTCGGGTTCTCAAGACCATCGGCTACGATGTCGGCTTCCAGAGGGGGCAGGGGCAGTATCTCTACGATCGCGAGGGGGCGCGCTATCTCGACCTGTTGTCCGGCTTTGGCGTGTTCGCGATCGGGCGCAATCACCCTGTCATGCGCGAGGCGCTCAAGAGCGTGCTCGATGCCGACCTGCCCAATCTGGTCCAGTTCGACGTCTCAGTGCTCGCCGGCGTGCTCGCCGAGCGGCTGCTAAAATACGTCCCCTATCTCGACAAGGCGTTCTTCGCCAATTCCGGCGCCGAATGCGTCGAAGCGGCGATCAAGTTCGCCCGCGGCGCCACAGGCCGTCCCGGCATCGTCTATTGCGCCCACGGCTATCATGGCCTGACCTACGGCGCGCTGTCGCTGACGGGTGATTCGAACTTCCGTACCGGCTTCGAGCCGCTGCTGCCCGGCTGCACCTCGATTCCGTTCAACGACCTCGCCGCGCTCGAAAAGGCGCTGGCCTCGCGCGAGGTCGCGGCCTTCGTCGTCGAGCCGATCCAGGGCAAGGGCGTCAACATGCCCACCGACGAGTTCCTGCCGGGTGCTGCCGCGCTCTGCAAGAAATACGGCACGCTGTTCGTCGCCGACGAGATCCAGACCGGTATGGGCCGCACCGGCCGCTTCCTGGCGGTCGAGCACTGGAACGTCGAGCCCGACATGGTGCTGCTGTCGAAGTCGCTGTCCGGCGGCCATGTGCCGGTCGGCGCCGTGCTGACGCGCAAGAGCATCTTCGACAAGATCTTCAACCAGATGGACCGCGCGGTGGTGCACGGCTCCACCTTCTCCAAGAACGATCTGGCGATGGCCGCGGGCATCGCGACGCTCGACGTCATGGAGTCCGAGAAGCTGATCGAGTCCGCCGCCAAGCGCGGCGCCGAGCTGCGCCTCGCGCTGACCCGCATGGTGCCCGGCTACGAGTTGATGAAGGAAGTGCGCGGCAAGGGCCTGATGATCGGCGTCGAGTTCGGCCCGCCGAAGTCGCTGCGGCTCCGGGCGTCCTGGAACGTGCTGGAAGCTGCCAACAAGGGCCTGTTCTGCCAGCTCATCACCGTGCCGCTGTTCAAGGACCACAAGATCCTCACGCAAGTCGCCGGTCACGGCAGCCACACCATCAAGCTGCTGCCGCCGCTCACCATTACCGAGGAAGATTGCGGCTGGATCGAGCGCGCCTTCGACGACGTCATCGCCGGCAGCCACAAGGTCCCCGGCGCGATCTGGTCGCTCGGCAAGACGCTGGTGGACAACGCGGTGCGGCGGTCGGCGTAA
- a CDS encoding anti-sigma factor family protein translates to MTCDEAKILLHALLDNELDAGHAREVEAHIASCPDCAAEFAAQREMQRVLADTDLRYAAPASLRARIEASLPQPQRRQPTRRSVLRGFAMGSAVSALAASGVVAVVLRQDDQQRILSEVVSAHLRSLQAGHLIDVVSTDQHTVKPWFNGKLDVAPPVIDLTAQGFTLVGGRLDYIDARAIGAVVYKRRQHVINLFVSQTSNAEYRAPKTETMQGFNCRRWGNRGLNFWAVSDIGADELAEFVDKFEAAMKANVEG, encoded by the coding sequence ATGACCTGCGACGAAGCAAAAATCCTGCTTCACGCGCTGCTCGACAACGAGCTCGATGCCGGCCACGCGCGCGAGGTCGAAGCCCACATTGCCAGTTGCCCGGACTGCGCCGCGGAGTTTGCCGCACAACGCGAGATGCAGCGCGTGCTGGCCGACACCGATTTGCGCTATGCCGCGCCGGCTAGCCTGCGCGCCCGGATCGAAGCCTCGCTGCCACAGCCGCAGCGCCGGCAACCGACCCGCCGCTCCGTGCTGCGCGGCTTTGCGATGGGCTCTGCCGTCTCCGCGCTCGCCGCCTCCGGCGTCGTCGCCGTGGTGCTGCGCCAGGACGACCAGCAGCGCATCCTGTCGGAGGTCGTCTCCGCGCATCTGCGCTCGCTTCAGGCCGGCCATCTCATCGACGTGGTCTCCACAGACCAGCACACCGTGAAGCCGTGGTTCAACGGCAAGCTCGACGTCGCCCCGCCCGTGATCGATCTCACCGCGCAAGGCTTCACGCTGGTCGGCGGCCGGCTCGACTATATCGACGCCCGCGCCATTGGCGCCGTCGTCTACAAGCGCCGGCAGCACGTGATCAATTTGTTCGTGTCGCAGACATCGAACGCGGAATATCGCGCGCCGAAGACCGAGACCATGCAGGGCTTCAACTGCCGCCGCTGGGGCAATCGCGGCCTGAACTTCTGGGCCGTCAGCGATATCGGCGCCGACGAGCTCGCCGAATTCGTCGACAAGTTCGAGGCGGCGATGAAGGCGAATGTAGAGGGGTAG